One genomic window of [Clostridium] scindens ATCC 35704 includes the following:
- a CDS encoding FGGY-family carbohydrate kinase: protein MKYLLGTDIGTSGTKTILMNTEGKLISQDLEEYDVLTPKPLWAEQWPDVWYEATKESIRKTVEKAVNELGVAKEDIKGIAISGLYGGSGIPLDEEMKPIRPCMIWMDRRAQEETDWVLQNIGEEKLLEITHNGADPYYGYTKILWMKNHEPENWAKTKLFLPPNDYVIYKLTGEIAIDYSSAGNIGGIFDMNTRTWSEELLDAMGIPSSMMPQRIVESTDIVGGIKKEMAEELGLWEGLPVIASGIDCGAANIGLGVFDAGVYAAAIGTSMCAALISDKPVKGKGLIIWPYLYDAKNLSYYFAGGNTAGAIIKWFRNTLCQWEIENQKNGGPSVYDVLNGQAEEIPAGSEGLVVLPYFMGERSPVWDSDAKGTIVGLSLTHTKGHIYRAFLEAVAYCLRDAMEATGEDLGEYILIAGGVTKSKVWRQIFADVTGYPVVCPIYDVEANMGDVMLAGIGTGILTYEEVKKWQVLDDKIMPNEENHKKYNEYFRLYKSIYNHLKDDMKELTKIQR, encoded by the coding sequence ATGAAGTATTTACTGGGAACGGACATTGGAACATCAGGGACAAAGACGATACTGATGAACACAGAAGGGAAATTGATCTCACAGGATCTGGAGGAGTATGACGTGCTGACGCCAAAGCCGCTCTGGGCAGAACAGTGGCCGGATGTCTGGTATGAGGCTACAAAAGAGTCCATCAGAAAGACGGTGGAGAAGGCAGTGAATGAGCTCGGAGTAGCCAAAGAAGACATTAAAGGAATCGCCATCAGCGGCCTGTACGGAGGTTCCGGCATTCCGCTGGATGAGGAGATGAAGCCGATCCGTCCATGCATGATCTGGATGGACAGGCGCGCGCAGGAAGAGACGGACTGGGTGCTTCAGAACATCGGCGAGGAGAAACTTCTTGAGATCACCCACAACGGAGCTGACCCATACTATGGATATACGAAGATTCTGTGGATGAAGAACCACGAGCCGGAGAACTGGGCGAAGACGAAACTCTTCCTTCCTCCAAATGATTATGTAATCTATAAACTTACAGGAGAGATCGCCATCGACTACTCGTCTGCGGGAAATATCGGCGGAATCTTCGATATGAATACCCGCACATGGTCCGAAGAACTGCTGGATGCCATGGGAATCCCAAGTTCCATGATGCCGCAGAGGATTGTGGAGTCCACGGACATTGTCGGCGGAATCAAGAAAGAGATGGCAGAAGAACTGGGATTATGGGAAGGCCTTCCGGTCATCGCCAGCGGTATCGACTGCGGAGCAGCCAACATCGGCCTTGGCGTGTTTGATGCCGGAGTCTATGCGGCTGCGATCGGTACATCCATGTGCGCGGCGCTGATCTCAGACAAGCCGGTAAAGGGAAAAGGATTGATCATATGGCCATACCTGTATGATGCCAAGAACCTTTCCTACTACTTTGCGGGAGGCAATACGGCAGGCGCCATTATCAAATGGTTCCGCAACACGCTGTGCCAGTGGGAGATTGAGAACCAGAAGAACGGCGGGCCGAGCGTCTATGACGTGCTGAACGGCCAGGCGGAGGAGATTCCTGCAGGAAGCGAGGGACTTGTAGTGCTGCCATATTTCATGGGAGAGAGAAGCCCGGTGTGGGATTCTGACGCAAAAGGAACGATCGTGGGATTATCCCTGACCCATACGAAGGGACACATCTACCGCGCATTCCTGGAGGCAGTGGCATACTGCCTGCGTGATGCGATGGAAGCCACCGGAGAGGATCTTGGAGAGTATATCCTGATCGCCGGAGGCGTTACCAAGTCAAAGGTATGGCGCCAGATATTCGCGGATGTGACAGGCTATCCTGTTGTATGCCCAATCTATGATGTAGAGGCGAACATGGGAGATGTCATGCTGGCGGGAATCGGAACCGGCATCCTTACATATGAAGAGGTAAAGAAATGGCAGGTTCTGGATGACAAGATCATGCCAAACGAAGAAAACCACAAGAAATATAACGAATACTTCAGACTCTACAAGAGCATCTACAATCATCTGAAGGATGATATGAAGGAACTGACGAAGATACAGAGATAG
- a CDS encoding D-psicose 3-epimerase has translation MKHGIYYAYWEQEWAADYKRYVEKAAKLGFDILEVGAAPLPDYSAQEVKELKKCADDNGIQLTAGYGPAFNHNMGSSDPKIREEALQWYKRLFEVMAGLDIHLIGGALYSYWPVDFATANKEEDWKHSVEGMQILAPIASQYGINLGMEVLNRFESHILNTSEEGVKFVTEVGMDNVKVMLDTFHMNIEESSIGDAIRHAGKLLGHFHTGECNRMVPGKGRTPWREIGDALREIEYDGTVVMEPFVRMGGQVGSDIKVWRDISKGAGEDRLDEDARRAVEFQRYMLEWK, from the coding sequence ATGAAGCATGGTATTTATTACGCGTACTGGGAACAGGAATGGGCAGCAGATTACAAGCGGTATGTAGAGAAGGCGGCAAAGCTTGGATTCGATATACTGGAGGTTGGCGCGGCGCCACTGCCGGACTATTCTGCGCAGGAGGTAAAGGAACTGAAAAAATGCGCCGATGATAACGGTATCCAGCTGACCGCGGGATATGGTCCCGCCTTCAATCATAATATGGGTTCCTCAGATCCGAAGATCAGGGAAGAGGCGCTTCAATGGTATAAACGCCTGTTCGAGGTGATGGCAGGCCTTGATATTCATCTGATTGGCGGAGCGCTTTATTCATACTGGCCGGTGGACTTTGCCACAGCCAATAAGGAAGAGGACTGGAAGCACAGCGTGGAGGGAATGCAGATTCTGGCGCCCATCGCCAGCCAGTATGGCATCAATCTGGGAATGGAAGTCCTGAACCGCTTTGAGAGCCATATCTTAAATACTTCGGAAGAAGGCGTGAAGTTCGTGACGGAAGTAGGCATGGATAATGTGAAAGTCATGCTGGATACGTTCCATATGAACATCGAGGAATCGAGCATTGGCGACGCGATCCGCCATGCCGGGAAACTTCTTGGACACTTCCACACCGGCGAGTGCAACCGCATGGTACCCGGAAAGGGCCGCACCCCATGGAGGGAGATCGGGGATGCCTTGCGCGAGATTGAGTATGACGGAACCGTGGTTATGGAGCCATTTGTACGCATGGGCGGACAGGTAGGCTCTGATATCAAGGTCTGGAGAGACATCAGCAAGGGCGCGGGAGAGGACCGGCTGGATGAGGATGCAAGGCGCGCGGTAGAGTTCCAGAGATACATGCTTGAATGGAAGTAA
- the rhaB gene encoding rhamnulokinase codes for MSAYYLAVDIGASSGRHILGSVENGKIVLEEIYRFENGMTKKDGRLCWDYKGLFENIKNGIKKCKEIGKIPSSMGIDTWGVDYVLLDENDQVIGDMVGYRDSRTDGMDEEVYRRLPEMELYERTGIEKMMFNTIFQLMAVKKQQPEDMEKAKALLFVPDYFHFLLTGKKVNEYTEATTSQLVNAASQTWDMELIDRLGFNKEMFQRIAMPGESLGSLREELVEEFGFNMDVVLPCTHDTGSAILAVPANDDDYVFISSGTWSLLGVERDTPDCSELSRINSFTNEGGYGSKICYLRNIMGLWMIQSVRHNLDDKYSFAEICAQAARESDFPSRVDVTDNCFMAPENMIEEIKDYCRRTGQKVPETLGEIATCVYASLAECYDRTIKGIEKSTGRTYSRIHIVGGGGNAEYLNELTARATKKEVHVGPTEGTAIGNLAAQMIHSGEFKSKEEARQMIYDSFDIKVY; via the coding sequence ATGTCAGCATATTATTTAGCAGTGGATATCGGAGCTTCCAGCGGACGTCATATCTTAGGAAGCGTAGAGAATGGAAAGATCGTACTGGAAGAGATCTATCGGTTTGAAAATGGAATGACCAAAAAGGACGGCCGCCTTTGCTGGGATTATAAAGGGCTGTTCGAAAACATTAAAAATGGAATAAAGAAGTGTAAAGAGATCGGGAAGATCCCGTCGAGCATGGGAATCGACACCTGGGGCGTGGACTATGTCCTGCTGGATGAGAATGACCAGGTGATCGGGGACATGGTAGGCTACAGGGACAGCCGGACGGATGGCATGGATGAGGAAGTATACCGCAGGCTCCCGGAAATGGAATTGTATGAGCGGACGGGAATCGAGAAGATGATGTTCAATACCATCTTTCAGCTGATGGCGGTAAAGAAGCAGCAGCCGGAAGATATGGAGAAGGCGAAAGCCCTTCTGTTCGTTCCGGATTATTTCCACTTTCTTCTGACCGGTAAGAAGGTGAACGAGTATACGGAAGCCACCACGTCCCAGCTGGTCAATGCGGCGAGCCAGACCTGGGATATGGAGTTGATCGACCGTCTGGGATTCAATAAAGAGATGTTCCAGAGAATCGCTATGCCCGGAGAGAGTCTGGGGAGCCTGAGAGAGGAACTGGTCGAGGAGTTTGGATTCAATATGGATGTGGTGCTGCCATGCACCCATGATACAGGGTCTGCAATTCTTGCGGTTCCGGCCAATGATGACGACTATGTATTCATCAGTTCCGGCACATGGTCCCTGCTGGGAGTGGAGCGGGATACGCCGGACTGTTCGGAATTAAGTCGAATCAACAGTTTCACCAATGAAGGCGGGTATGGTTCCAAGATCTGCTATCTGCGTAATATCATGGGATTGTGGATGATCCAGTCGGTAAGGCACAATCTGGATGACAAGTACAGCTTTGCCGAGATCTGTGCCCAGGCGGCCAGGGAAAGCGACTTTCCATCCCGCGTGGATGTGACGGATAACTGCTTCATGGCGCCGGAGAATATGATAGAGGAGATCAAGGATTATTGCAGAAGGACTGGGCAGAAGGTCCCGGAGACGCTGGGAGAGATTGCAACCTGCGTATACGCAAGCCTGGCGGAATGCTATGACCGGACCATCAAGGGGATTGAGAAATCCACCGGAAGGACCTACAGCAGAATCCACATCGTAGGAGGCGGAGGCAATGCCGAATACCTCAACGAGCTGACGGCCAGGGCCACGAAGAAGGAAGTCCATGTAGGACCGACGGAAGGCACGGCCATCGGCAATCTGGCTGCGCAGATGATACACAGCGGCGAGTTTAAAAGCAAGGAAGAAGCAAGGCAGATGATATACGATTCATTTGACATTAAGGTATATTAA
- a CDS encoding D-psicose 3-epimerase — protein MNRIGIFMNFWVKNWDADHVKYIKKVSGLGFDILEFQAQALLEMDKSRMDEVRQAAKDNGIELTYSLGLNPKYDVASPDAKVREGGIEYLKRIVERIGYMEGKLLSGVNYAGWGSPDYIVDDKSEIVEHSIESVRQVIKTAEDYDVTYCVEVVNRFEGIVMNTAKEAIEYVKQIDSDKIGILLDTYHMNIEEGSIGDAIRSVGGYLKNFHTGENNRVVPGKGHLDWDEIFGALHDIDYQGRIVSEPFVQMGGEVARDIKVWRDLVEDPSEEVLDEEARFLLNFEKDMIRKHYGIA, from the coding sequence ATGAACAGAATAGGAATATTTATGAATTTCTGGGTTAAGAACTGGGATGCAGATCATGTCAAGTATATTAAAAAGGTATCCGGCCTTGGATTTGATATTCTGGAATTCCAGGCCCAGGCGCTTCTGGAGATGGATAAGAGCAGGATGGATGAGGTCAGGCAGGCGGCAAAGGACAATGGAATCGAACTGACCTACAGCCTTGGGCTGAATCCTAAGTACGATGTCGCAAGCCCGGATGCAAAAGTCAGGGAAGGCGGAATCGAATATCTGAAGCGGATCGTGGAGCGGATTGGATACATGGAAGGAAAACTGCTTTCCGGAGTCAACTATGCCGGCTGGGGAAGCCCGGACTATATCGTGGATGACAAAAGCGAGATCGTGGAGCACAGCATCGAAAGCGTCCGCCAGGTCATTAAGACGGCAGAAGATTATGACGTGACTTACTGCGTGGAGGTCGTGAACCGGTTTGAGGGCATCGTGATGAATACGGCAAAGGAAGCCATCGAGTACGTGAAGCAGATTGACAGTGATAAGATCGGAATCCTGCTGGATACCTATCATATGAACATCGAGGAAGGCTCTATAGGAGACGCCATCCGATCTGTAGGCGGATATCTGAAGAACTTCCACACTGGAGAGAACAACCGGGTCGTTCCGGGGAAGGGGCACCTCGACTGGGATGAAATATTTGGAGCGCTCCATGATATCGATTATCAGGGAAGGATCGTGTCAGAGCCGTTCGTCCAGATGGGCGGGGAAGTCGCAAGAGACATCAAGGTATGGAGAGATCTGGTGGAAGATCCTTCAGAAGAAGTGCTGGATGAGGAGGCGCGCTTCCTTCTGAATTTTGAAAAGGATATGATCCGGAAGCACTATGGCATAGCGTAA
- the xylB gene encoding xylulokinase — protein sequence MEKYLIAHDLGTSSNKASLFSTTGELVKSYTVPYEVHFFQKNCAQQNPEDWWEAVCTATRKIIEDISPENVLGISFSSQMQACIAVNENGEALRPAMIWADQRAEEQMEQLVERVGFDRMYELNGHRPSASYSIEKLMWIRDNEPDIYGKTYKMMLAKDYIICRLTGRFVTDYSEASGTDAFDLKRLKWSGEILDAAGISPEKMPELHASTDVIGTLLPDAAKALGLTEETAVVCGGGDGPCSALGAGSIEEGQMFLSYGTSAWIAGTSDEVFLDKEKTLICFGHVIPGKYMPCGTMQAAGSSYSYIKKALCQDEEELARQEGTSVYEKMDRLVRKSPAGAKGLIFLPYMLGERSPRWNPETSGSFLGIRMEHEKCDYVRAVLEGVAMNLDVILSAQREKREITELVLTGGGARGDASAQILSDVLGVRLHRLDHVETATSIAAAVIAGVGVGVFKDFSVIHQFVKKEDDFCPDGGNSQVYKRQKKLFEQGYRCLKEYYRLDSSL from the coding sequence GTGGAGAAATATCTGATAGCCCATGATTTGGGCACTTCAAGCAATAAGGCATCTTTGTTTTCGACGACAGGAGAATTGGTAAAGAGTTACACGGTGCCGTATGAGGTGCATTTCTTTCAAAAGAACTGCGCGCAGCAGAATCCGGAAGACTGGTGGGAGGCGGTCTGCACGGCAACCAGGAAGATTATTGAGGACATCTCTCCGGAAAATGTGCTGGGTATTTCCTTTTCCTCCCAGATGCAGGCATGCATTGCGGTGAATGAAAACGGGGAAGCGCTGCGTCCGGCTATGATCTGGGCGGATCAAAGGGCGGAGGAACAAATGGAGCAGCTGGTAGAACGAGTGGGATTCGACCGGATGTATGAGTTGAACGGCCACCGTCCCAGCGCCAGCTATAGCATTGAGAAACTGATGTGGATCAGGGACAATGAACCGGATATATATGGAAAGACCTATAAGATGATGCTGGCAAAGGACTACATCATCTGCCGCCTGACCGGGAGATTTGTGACGGATTATTCGGAAGCGTCCGGGACGGACGCATTTGACTTAAAGAGACTTAAATGGTCCGGGGAAATACTGGACGCGGCAGGCATAAGCCCCGAAAAAATGCCCGAACTGCACGCATCCACAGATGTGATCGGGACCTTGCTTCCTGACGCGGCGAAAGCCTTGGGGCTTACGGAAGAGACGGCGGTGGTATGCGGCGGCGGAGACGGCCCGTGTTCCGCCCTGGGCGCCGGAAGCATTGAGGAGGGCCAGATGTTTTTGTCTTATGGCACTTCCGCGTGGATTGCGGGGACATCGGACGAGGTGTTCCTGGATAAGGAGAAGACGCTGATCTGCTTCGGCCATGTCATCCCGGGGAAATATATGCCCTGCGGAACCATGCAGGCGGCAGGCAGTTCCTATTCCTACATAAAAAAGGCGCTTTGCCAGGATGAAGAAGAACTTGCGAGGCAGGAAGGGACTTCTGTGTACGAGAAGATGGACAGGCTCGTGAGGAAGTCTCCGGCAGGAGCCAAAGGACTGATATTCCTTCCCTATATGCTGGGGGAAAGGAGTCCGAGATGGAATCCGGAGACTTCGGGAAGCTTCCTCGGAATTCGCATGGAGCATGAAAAATGTGATTATGTCCGGGCGGTGCTGGAAGGCGTTGCAATGAATCTGGATGTTATCCTGAGCGCCCAGAGGGAGAAAAGAGAGATTACGGAACTGGTGCTGACCGGAGGCGGAGCCAGAGGAGACGCATCAGCCCAGATCCTGTCGGATGTGCTGGGGGTCCGGCTTCACCGGCTGGATCATGTGGAGACCGCCACATCCATCGCGGCGGCGGTTATCGCAGGCGTGGGAGTGGGCGTGTTCAAAGACTTTTCGGTCATACACCAGTTTGTTAAGAAGGAAGACGACTTCTGCCCGGACGGGGGAAACAGCCAGGTATATAAAAGACAGAAGAAGCTGTTCGAGCAAGGATACCGGTGTCTGAAAGAGTACTATAGGCTGGATAGCAGCCTGTAA
- a CDS encoding DeoR/GlpR family DNA-binding transcription regulator, whose translation MKERHAALLDYVMRNGKTEVNTLAEFLQTSKVTVRKDLDYLSERGLLKRERGYAVPNDPSDIYYRMSLHYETKQRIARKAATYVQDGETLIIESGSTCTLFAYELAKIRQNITIITNSMYLASYVKDHTNIQIILLGGMLQPYGQSLIGPLTKEAVKAFHVDKIFTGTDGYSRTFGFTGDDLSRSDTLNAMTDCADHTYVLAGSEKFTRPGSVSFVALKDVHEVITDDGIPAEEKDYLTKQGIIVTIA comes from the coding sequence ATGAAAGAACGGCACGCAGCCCTTCTAGACTATGTAATGCGGAACGGGAAAACAGAAGTCAATACGCTTGCCGAGTTTCTCCAGACTTCGAAAGTAACCGTGCGCAAGGATCTGGATTATCTGTCTGAGCGCGGGCTTCTGAAGCGGGAGCGCGGCTATGCCGTGCCCAATGACCCCAGCGACATCTATTACAGGATGTCCCTGCACTATGAGACCAAGCAGCGAATCGCCCGCAAAGCCGCTACTTACGTTCAAGACGGCGAGACGCTGATCATCGAATCCGGGTCCACCTGCACCTTGTTCGCATACGAGTTGGCGAAGATCCGGCAGAATATCACCATTATCACGAACTCCATGTACCTGGCCAGCTATGTCAAGGATCATACCAATATCCAGATCATCCTGCTTGGAGGTATGCTCCAGCCTTACGGCCAGTCCCTGATAGGGCCGCTGACCAAAGAAGCGGTCAAGGCCTTCCATGTTGACAAGATCTTTACCGGAACAGATGGCTATTCCCGCACTTTTGGATTTACCGGGGACGATCTGTCCCGCTCCGATACCCTGAACGCCATGACGGATTGCGCCGACCACACTTATGTGCTTGCCGGCTCGGAGAAATTCACCCGCCCCGGCTCCGTCTCCTTCGTCGCCCTGAAGGATGTGCACGAAGTCATTACCGACGACGGCATCCCGGCGGAAGAAAAGGACTATCTGACCAAGCAGGGAATTATCGTAACCATCGCCTGA
- a CDS encoding fructose-6-phosphate aldolase has protein sequence MKYFLDTANLQDIRYYCDVFPIAGVTSNPSIVKKEGKIDFFAHMKEIRSIIGIDRPLHIQVTAPDTEGMLGDADTLLTKIDPEVYVKVPVTMEGIKAIKQMKSRGIHVTGTAIYGKQQGFLAMEAGADYIAPYFNRMENMGLDSDDVIASLADMIDLYHYDTQILAASFKNAGQIDRAFLAGAHTATMDPAILKDVLTQPYITNAVDTFDSDWKSVFAEKTISEL, from the coding sequence ATGAAATATTTTTTAGATACAGCCAATCTTCAGGACATCAGATACTACTGCGATGTCTTCCCAATAGCGGGCGTAACATCCAACCCTTCCATCGTAAAGAAGGAAGGAAAGATAGACTTTTTTGCCCATATGAAAGAGATCCGTTCCATCATCGGAATTGACAGGCCGCTTCACATCCAAGTGACCGCGCCGGATACAGAAGGAATGCTGGGAGACGCTGACACCCTGCTTACCAAAATCGACCCCGAGGTATACGTCAAAGTTCCTGTTACAATGGAAGGCATCAAGGCTATCAAGCAGATGAAGTCCAGAGGCATCCACGTAACGGGTACCGCGATCTATGGCAAGCAGCAAGGGTTCCTGGCCATGGAGGCCGGAGCGGACTATATCGCGCCTTATTTTAACCGCATGGAGAATATGGGGCTGGATTCCGACGATGTCATCGCATCCCTTGCCGATATGATCGACCTGTATCATTATGACACCCAGATTCTTGCCGCAAGTTTCAAGAATGCCGGGCAGATTGACCGCGCTTTCCTTGCGGGGGCGCACACGGCTACCATGGATCCAGCCATCCTCAAGGATGTCCTCACCCAGCCTTATATCACCAATGCTGTAGACACATTCGATTCCGATTGGAAGTCAGTCTTCGCAGAGAAGACCATATCCGAATTATAA
- a CDS encoding GntR family transcriptional regulator: protein MGNENLYEIVKNRICDEIFKGHYSDADKLPPERELEEMLEVSRVTVRKSLEILEDDGLIVRQVGRGTTVTLRNRGNKSKLDMIVLIAPARNPFFAEFIARFQNYAETQDALLLYVEKPRLEELENCLYRLYKRGLRNAVVWLEDLPVDVEKLRRLRALGMNMVFFDSDKAIPYADCVTLDNALAIRALYGELKRRGYERIGYIGWDLENAYSINAREEAYLENGGDGEMLLKIPWKDTQKGRKMVEELLKRHGQDKNAAVICSDRDCGEIACKAAENMDADIMIATVDEIAGNTGRDLLMYKQNLSGTVEQIFSCLKSQCTQEEKWNAKVYQIEGILLQHLL, encoded by the coding sequence ATGGGAAATGAAAACTTGTATGAGATTGTAAAAAACAGGATATGTGACGAGATCTTTAAAGGGCATTACAGCGACGCAGATAAACTGCCTCCGGAGAGGGAATTGGAAGAGATGCTGGAAGTCAGCCGCGTGACGGTGCGCAAATCTTTGGAAATATTGGAGGATGACGGACTGATCGTGCGGCAGGTGGGACGAGGGACCACGGTTACCCTGCGCAATCGCGGAAATAAGAGCAAATTGGATATGATCGTTTTGATCGCGCCTGCCAGGAACCCATTTTTTGCCGAGTTCATCGCCCGCTTCCAGAATTATGCAGAGACACAGGATGCGCTCCTTTTGTATGTGGAGAAGCCGCGTCTGGAAGAACTGGAAAACTGTCTCTATCGGCTGTACAAACGGGGGCTGCGCAATGCGGTCGTCTGGCTGGAGGACCTTCCGGTGGATGTGGAGAAGTTAAGGCGGCTTCGGGCCCTTGGCATGAATATGGTATTCTTTGACTCGGATAAGGCGATTCCTTACGCAGACTGCGTGACCCTTGACAATGCCCTGGCAATCCGGGCCTTATATGGGGAACTGAAGAGGCGGGGATATGAACGGATCGGATATATAGGATGGGATCTTGAGAATGCCTACAGTATCAATGCCCGTGAAGAAGCCTATCTTGAGAATGGGGGAGATGGGGAGATGTTACTTAAGATTCCCTGGAAGGACACCCAGAAGGGTAGAAAGATGGTAGAAGAACTGCTGAAGCGGCATGGACAGGATAAGAACGCAGCCGTGATCTGCAGCGACAGGGACTGCGGCGAGATTGCCTGCAAGGCGGCAGAGAACATGGATGCGGATATCATGATCGCGACGGTGGATGAGATTGCGGGAAATACCGGCAGAGACTTGCTGATGTATAAGCAGAACTTAAGCGGCACGGTAGAGCAGATATTTTCCTGCCTTAAGAGCCAGTGCACGCAGGAGGAGAAGTGGAACGCAAAGGTATACCAGATAGAAGGAATCCTGCTGCAGCATCTTTTATAA